The region CTGAAACTCCCGGCAACACGGGCGTTGGCGCAGGCGTTGGGCTTTGCCCGGGACACCGTGGAAAACGCCTACATCCAGTTGCAGCGCGACGGTTTTCTCGAACGACGCAAAGGCTCTGGCAGCTATGTATCACAGACCCTGGGTATGGAGTTGCGCGGCATTGCCCATAGACGCATCCGGCAACAAAAACACCCGCAACAGGCGACCGCTGCCGCTGAGGGGCTGAGCCTGCGCGGCCGTATGATCCACGCCAGCGGAGGCGTCAGCGATCAGCAAGCGATCAAGGCGTTCGCCACCGGACTGCCCGAAACCCGCTCCTTCCCGGTAGATGTCTGGGAGCGCTTGCAGCGTCAGGCGATGAAGGATTATCGCCCGCGCATATTGCTGCATGGTGACCCGCAAGGCGCCGAGCCGCTGCGCAAGGCGATTTCGGTGTACTTGAACCTGGAACGTGGCGCCAAAGTGACGCCCGAGCAGATCCTGGTGCTGAGCAGTACCCGCCAGGCACTTTACCTGTGTGCACAACTGCTGGTAGATGCCGGTCGACCGATCTTGATGGAAAACCCAGGTTACTTTGGTGCGCGCAAAGCCTTTGAAGCCGCCGAGGCTCGCGTGGTGCCGATTGACGTCGATGCCCAGGGCATCCGTACCGAACTGCTGCTGGCCGATCGCAGTGGTGCGAACTGTGTCTATGTCACCCCGTCACATCAGTACCCCACGGGGGCAACCCTGTCTTTGGAGCGCAGGCTGGAGCTGATCAACTGGGCCGCCAGCCAAGGCAAGTGGATCATCGAGGATGACTACGACAGCGAATTTCACTACGACGGCCTGCCAACAGCCTGCGTCCAGGGCCTGGACAGCTACCAGCGCACCCTCTACATCGGTACTTTCAGCAAAACCCTGTACCCAGGGCTGCGCCTGGGCTACATGGTACTGCCACGCGAATTGGTCCAACCCTTCAGCCATGCGCGGAGCATTATCGATGGGCATACCCCGCAAATCCTGCAACTGACCCTGGCGCGCTTCATGGAAGACGGACATTACAATGCCCATGTGCGCGCCATGCGCAAACTCTACGCAGCGCGCAGGACAAGCATGCTCACGGCCATCGATAGCCATCTGTCCGGCATCGTCAGTGCCCTGCATCCTCCCGGAGGGCTGCAGATACCCTGCCTGTTGAACGATCGCTGGAGCGAGGCGCAGACCATCGCCAAGGCAGCTTCGGCTGGCCTGCACTTGCCAGGGCTGAGCCGCCTGTATGCCGGTGCGCAAAAGCAACAGGGTTGGCTTCTGGGCTATGCCTCGTTGACGGCCCACGAGATCGAAACGGCCATGCTTCGGCTGGCCAACGCGTTGAAATAACCCACCTCAGACACGGCGGCGCCTGGGCAAATGAGACCGCGGGATCGACATTCACTAATCAAATACCGGGTATTTCAACATTTAATTTGTGCATGAGAGGAGCTTGTCTATATCGTGTCAATGCATCCCCACGCAGCGCCGGCCGGTGCTGCCAGGCACGGGGACACAACAACAAAGTAGAGACTGTCCATGTCTAAATCTTCTTACTACGCCCCTCACGGTGGGCACCCAGCTCAAACCGAGCTGCTCACAGACCGTGCCATGTTCACCGAAGCCTATGCCGTCATCCCCAAGGGCGTAATGCGTGACATCGTCACCAGCCACCTGCCGTTCTGGGACAAAATGCGCATGTGGGTCATCGCCCGCCCGCTGACCGGCTTCTCGGAAACCTTCTCGCAGTACATCGTGGAACTGGCGCCAGAAGGCGGCAGCGAGCGTCCTGAACTGGACAAGAATGCCGAAGCAGTGCTGTTCGTCGTCGAAGGCGAAATGGACATCACCCTGCAAGGCAAGCCGTACACCCTGAAAGAAGGCGGCTATGCCTTCATTCCGCCGGCTGCCGACTGGAGCCTGCGCAACAACAGCGGCAAGAACGTCACGTTCCACTGGATCCGCAAGCACTACCAGGTTGTAGAAGGCCTGGCCCTGCCGGAAGCCTTCGTCACCAACGAGAAAGACATCGAGCCGATCCCGATGCCGGGCACCGACGGCGCCTGGGTTACCACCCGCTTCGTCGACATGGCCGACATGCGCCACGACATGCACGTGAACATCGTGACCTTCCAGCCTGGCGGTGTGATTCCGTTTGCCGAAACCCACGTCATGGAACACGGCCTGTACGTCCTTGAAGGTAAAGCGGTGTACCGCCTGAACCAGGACTGGGTCGAAGTAGAAGCCGGCGACTTCATGTGGCTGCGCGCCTTCTGCCCGCAAGCTTGCTACTCCGGCGGCCCTGGTCCATTCCGCTACCTGCTGTACAAAGATGTAAACCGTCACATGAACCTGGTACTGAACCCTCAGCGCTGAGTCCAGACTCCCGGTACAAAACCCGCCGCCAAGGCGGGTTTTTTTATGATTTTTCACCGAGTCCGGGGGGCGCCTGCACTGGCACATCTTCAAAATCAATGTCTTGATCTTGATCTTGATCTTGATCTTGATCTTCATGCACGTCAGCACAGGCGCCGCAGAGTGCGACTTCAGAAGGCCGAGAGGAGGTGCCTGTAGGGGTCAGTGCGCAGCACCTTTGGCGTTAGCCGAAGACGCGAGACGTAGACTTGGCGAAGCAAGTCGTAGGCCGCGTGGCCCCGGAAGGTGCCGTATCGAGGGGACCCGAAGCGCAGCGTAGGGCCGTATGTAGGAGCGAGCGGTTTTGGTTCCTTTTGCCAAGACAAAAGGGACCCGCCGTAAGGGCGGAAGGGGCCAACAGCGGCACTGGATAAAATGGATAAGCCCGCAGCCTCAAACCCAGTCAAGTCCAGCCCAGCCCAGCCCAGCCCAGCCCAAAGATCATCCTCCCCCGAACCTTCTTACACCCTACTATCGCCAGGCAAGCCCGCTTCCACGGCCTATGCTTGGGTGACTTGACGTTAGCGATGGAGCCTGCCCGATGAGTCCCAGGTACCTACTGTTGATCATCCTGTTCGCCGGCGTCGCACAGGCCGAGGCCTGGCACTTGGCCAAAGACGAGGATGGCATTCAGGTCTACCTGGATGAGGTGCCCGAGTCGAAGTACCAGCGCTTTCGCGGAGTAACCCTGATCAAGGCCAGTGTGCGCACCCTCGGCGACCTGCAAGAAAACCTGCGGGTCGCGTGCAAATGGCTGTATGGCTGCGCCAGCATGCGTTTGCTCGAAGTCGAAGGCGACAGCACCTGGGTTTACCTGACCACCGAACTGCCCTGGCCGGCCAGTCCGCGCGACATGGTGATTCGTGTGCAAACCGAACGCCGCGACGATGGCAGTTTGCTGCGGCACCTGAGCGCCGTAGCCGGCAAGGTCGAACGCCAACCACAGCTGATCCGCGTCAGCCAGCTAAAAGGCCTGTGGACCATGGTGCCCAAGGGGGAGCAACTCACCGAGGTGACCTACCAGTTGGAGGCCGAGCCTGCCGGAGACATACCCTCATGGCTGGCCAACCAATTCGTCATTGATGCGCCCATGGTGTCGCTGAGAACGTTGCGCGCAGTGGCAGAACGCCAAGGCGCAGCTGCGACGCAAGAGGCACCGGGTGAATAACTACACCTCATGGGCCTGAAGCAAACTTGCCAGCACCCCTGCCAGTTCCTTGACCATCGGATCCGCCGTGGGACGATGGACAATGACAATTTCGTAGCTGTCGATCACCGGCAGCCCGTTCTGCTCACCCAGCACGGCGTGGTCAGCGGTTGCGGCGCGAGGCGGTAGCAGGCTGATGCCCATGCCATCGGCCACGGCAGCCTGGATACCGCTCAAACTCGAACTGGTGAAGCTGATACGCCAGCGTCGGCCCATGCTCTCGATAGCGTTGATCATGTCATCACGGTACAGGCCGCGTGGCGGAAAGGTCA is a window of Pseudomonas sp. DG56-2 DNA encoding:
- a CDS encoding PLP-dependent aminotransferase family protein; this translates as MAKAFELDTLKIRLNDVELQALDLHQRIQRALRELILQGVLEPGLKLPATRALAQALGFARDTVENAYIQLQRDGFLERRKGSGSYVSQTLGMELRGIAHRRIRQQKHPQQATAAAEGLSLRGRMIHASGGVSDQQAIKAFATGLPETRSFPVDVWERLQRQAMKDYRPRILLHGDPQGAEPLRKAISVYLNLERGAKVTPEQILVLSSTRQALYLCAQLLVDAGRPILMENPGYFGARKAFEAAEARVVPIDVDAQGIRTELLLADRSGANCVYVTPSHQYPTGATLSLERRLELINWAASQGKWIIEDDYDSEFHYDGLPTACVQGLDSYQRTLYIGTFSKTLYPGLRLGYMVLPRELVQPFSHARSIIDGHTPQILQLTLARFMEDGHYNAHVRAMRKLYAARRTSMLTAIDSHLSGIVSALHPPGGLQIPCLLNDRWSEAQTIAKAASAGLHLPGLSRLYAGAQKQQGWLLGYASLTAHEIETAMLRLANALK
- a CDS encoding bifunctional allantoicase/(S)-ureidoglycine aminohydrolase, which produces MSKSSYYAPHGGHPAQTELLTDRAMFTEAYAVIPKGVMRDIVTSHLPFWDKMRMWVIARPLTGFSETFSQYIVELAPEGGSERPELDKNAEAVLFVVEGEMDITLQGKPYTLKEGGYAFIPPAADWSLRNNSGKNVTFHWIRKHYQVVEGLALPEAFVTNEKDIEPIPMPGTDGAWVTTRFVDMADMRHDMHVNIVTFQPGGVIPFAETHVMEHGLYVLEGKAVYRLNQDWVEVEAGDFMWLRAFCPQACYSGGPGPFRYLLYKDVNRHMNLVLNPQR
- a CDS encoding START domain-containing protein, which gives rise to MSPRYLLLIILFAGVAQAEAWHLAKDEDGIQVYLDEVPESKYQRFRGVTLIKASVRTLGDLQENLRVACKWLYGCASMRLLEVEGDSTWVYLTTELPWPASPRDMVIRVQTERRDDGSLLRHLSAVAGKVERQPQLIRVSQLKGLWTMVPKGEQLTEVTYQLEAEPAGDIPSWLANQFVIDAPMVSLRTLRAVAERQGAAATQEAPGE